A portion of the Calothrix sp. 336/3 genome contains these proteins:
- a CDS encoding DegT/DnrJ/EryC1/StrS family aminotransferase: protein MNKTINNIQKFWHTEKDIIPTLSVRTAFDLLLQSLQLPPGSEVLMSAINIADMVEIVERHQLVPVPVDIDLLTCEPSIPLLEKLVSQKTKILLIAHIFGTIIDLNPYVDFCRQKNLILIEDCAQGFAGNRYYGHWEADVSFFSFGPIKSCTALGGAITLLKDKNLSIQMQEIEATYPQKSETWFFIRILKFMSLKILSFPWIYCQLLSLLKLCGQDLDSTIVAMTRGFAQGDLFIKIRHRPPQHLLWLLSDRLSQCGEFLQRQKTGENFQKILPKNILVPGVKASLHSFWLFPIIVNHPHRVLQYLRTHNFDASRGSTSLIVKESHDQQNHLAPENAKYLMQQILFLPVYPDVPVAELTRLSQCLRDIIENPN from the coding sequence ATGAATAAAACTATTAATAATATTCAGAAATTTTGGCATACAGAGAAAGATATTATTCCCACATTATCCGTCCGAACTGCTTTTGACTTACTTTTACAATCATTACAATTACCTCCTGGCTCCGAAGTGTTGATGAGTGCCATTAATATTGCCGACATGGTGGAAATAGTGGAAAGGCATCAACTAGTACCAGTACCTGTAGATATTGATTTATTAACCTGTGAACCATCAATACCATTATTAGAAAAACTCGTCTCCCAAAAAACAAAAATTTTACTCATTGCTCACATTTTTGGAACTATCATTGACCTCAATCCCTACGTAGATTTTTGTCGCCAAAAAAATTTAATTTTGATTGAAGATTGTGCCCAGGGATTTGCCGGAAATCGCTACTATGGACATTGGGAAGCTGACGTGAGTTTTTTTAGTTTTGGTCCTATCAAGTCTTGCACAGCCTTAGGTGGAGCCATCACACTCTTAAAAGATAAAAATTTATCAATTCAGATGCAAGAGATAGAAGCTACCTATCCCCAGAAAAGTGAAACTTGGTTTTTTATCCGAATTCTCAAATTTATGAGTTTAAAAATTCTGTCTTTCCCCTGGATTTACTGCCAGCTACTGAGTTTATTAAAACTCTGTGGTCAGGATTTAGATTCTACCATTGTCGCAATGACTAGAGGCTTTGCTCAAGGAGATTTATTCATCAAAATTCGCCATCGTCCACCGCAACATTTATTATGGTTACTATCCGATAGATTGAGTCAATGCGGAGAATTTTTGCAACGTCAAAAAACTGGAGAAAACTTTCAAAAAATCTTGCCAAAAAATATTTTAGTTCCTGGAGTTAAAGCCAGCCTTCATTCTTTTTGGTTATTCCCCATTATTGTAAATCATCCCCATCGGGTTTTACAGTACCTGCGAACTCATAATTTTGATGCTAGCCGGGGAAGTACAAGTTTAATTGTCAAAGAGTCCCATGATCAGCAAAATCATCTTGCACCAGAAAATGC